Proteins encoded by one window of Halomonas chromatireducens:
- a CDS encoding GspH/FimT family protein produces MYACXATVTVCPSHDALSCNNGDWTAPLMVIQGRAEGGNIGSDEVLRILDDSRVVSVSYRQDGRPVRYGPLGRPAGHNGTFTICGRHDTGARVVVSNFGRVRVETGATC; encoded by the coding sequence TTGTACGCCTGTNGTGCCACTGTCACCGTCTGCCCCAGCCACGATGCCCTTAGCTGCAACAACGGTGACTGGACGGCCCCGCTGATGGTGATACAGGGCCGTGCCGAAGGAGGCAATATCGGCAGCGACGAGGTGCTCCGTATTCTGGACGACAGCCGTGTGGTATCCGTCAGCTATCGTCAGGATGGTCGGCCGGTGCGCTATGGCCCCTTGGGGCGACCGGCCGGGCACAACGGCACTTTCACGATATGCGGTCGACACGATACCGGCGCCAGGGTCGTCGTCAGCAACTTCGGCCGGGTGCGGGTAGAGACCGGAGCGACCTGCTGA
- a CDS encoding DMT family transporter — protein sequence MIHTLSHRQQGLLLTGGGALIISPDALLIKLIGLPDADILVWRGLLTALGFIAIVAARHGSGFVEAYRRCGWTGIGVAVLFSFSTFGFVLGNQYTKGGNVLMILAGAPLIAALLSRLFLKEHLPRRTWLAIWLCLLGTSLIVLDDAGAGSWIGNGFALLAATALAANFTLCRTRPGVDMSPMLMLSIGLKGGMALYGNLRWSLIPELLAVAALGALIPLALMPVLRRLVRLXCHCHRLPQPRCP from the coding sequence TTGATTCACACCCTATCGCACCGCCAGCAGGGCCTGTTGCTCACCGGTGGCGGTGCGCTGATCATTTCCCCCGATGCGCTGCTGATCAAGCTGATCGGCTTGCCGGATGCAGACATCCTGGTCTGGCGTGGCCTGCTGACCGCCTTGGGCTTCATCGCCATCGTCGCCGCGCGCCATGGAAGCGGCTTCGTCGAGGCGTATCGGCGCTGCGGCTGGACCGGTATCGGGGTTGCTGTGCTGTTCAGCTTCTCCACCTTCGGTTTCGTGCTGGGCAATCAGTACACCAAAGGCGGCAACGTATTGATGATCCTGGCCGGTGCGCCCTTGATTGCGGCGCTGCTGTCGCGGCTCTTTCTCAAGGAGCACCTCCCGCGGCGGACCTGGCTGGCGATCTGGCTCTGCCTGCTGGGGACTTCACTGATCGTGCTCGACGATGCCGGTGCCGGTTCGTGGATCGGCAACGGCTTCGCGCTACTGGCCGCCACCGCCTTGGCCGCCAACTTTACCCTTTGCCGCACCCGCCCCGGCGTCGACATGAGCCCGATGCTGATGCTGTCGATCGGCCTCAAGGGAGGCATGGCGCTCTACGGCAACCTGCGCTGGTCACTGATACCGGAACTCCTCGCGGTAGCGGCCCTGGGCGCCTTGATCCCGCTGGCATTGATGCCAGTGCTGCGCCGCCTTGTACGCCTGTNGTGCCACTGTCACCGTCTGCCCCAGCCACGATGCCCTTAG
- a CDS encoding slipin family protein, giving the protein MLISYLVPVVLVLMLIAASIRILPEYKRGVVFFLGRFQAVKGPGLIIVIPGIQQMTVVDLRVITMDVPEQDVISQDNVTVKVNAVLYFRVVDPEKAIIQVENFTIATSQLAQTTLRSVLGKHDLDEMLSERDKLNDDIQEIIDTQTEEWGIKVANVEIKHVDLDESMIRAIARQAEAERERRAKVIHAEGELQASRKLVEAANVMAENSAALQLRYLQTMSDMSNKNASTIVFPLPMDIMEAFRHLKASPAAQARAARDDQEGGDTT; this is encoded by the coding sequence ATGCTGATTTCCTATCTCGTGCCAGTGGTACTGGTTCTCATGCTGATCGCCGCATCGATCCGCATCCTGCCCGAGTACAAGCGGGGCGTCGTGTTCTTCCTGGGCCGCTTCCAGGCGGTCAAGGGTCCGGGGTTGATCATCGTAATTCCCGGAATCCAGCAGATGACCGTGGTGGACCTGCGCGTGATTACCATGGACGTGCCGGAGCAGGACGTCATTTCCCAGGACAACGTCACCGTCAAGGTCAACGCGGTACTCTATTTCCGGGTGGTCGATCCGGAGAAGGCGATCATTCAGGTCGAGAATTTCACCATCGCCACCAGCCAACTGGCCCAGACCACGCTGCGCTCGGTGCTGGGCAAGCATGACCTGGACGAGATGCTCTCCGAGCGCGACAAGCTCAACGACGACATCCAGGAGATCATAGATACCCAGACCGAGGAGTGGGGTATCAAGGTGGCCAACGTCGAGATCAAGCATGTCGATCTCGATGAGAGCATGATTCGCGCCATCGCCCGTCAGGCCGAGGCTGAGCGTGAGCGCCGCGCCAAGGTCATCCACGCCGAGGGTGAGCTGCAGGCTTCCCGGAAGCTGGTCGAGGCGGCCAACGTCATGGCCGAGAACTCGGCGGCGCTGCAGCTGCGTTACCTGCAGACCATGAGCGACATGAGCAACAAGAATGCCTCCACCATCGTGTTCCCCTTGCCCATGGATATCATGGAGGCATTTCGGCACCTGAAGGCGTCACCGGCCGCTCAGGCGCGGGCCGCCCGGGACGACCAGGAGGGCGGCGATACCACCTGA
- a CDS encoding NfeD family protein, which produces MRTRRVAFVHRFLLLTSLLCLVLGGGLLAWQTQAQESERVALVMTIDGAIGPATGDYFQRGLSLAAERDAELVIVQMDTPGGLDASMRSMIRNMLSSPVPVAIYVSPSGSRAASAGTYLLYASHVAAMAPATHLGSATPVQMGGGFPGLDEPDDENDRSGAGEEDNEAGGEANGNGNGSADEEAGANGESNGDEAAPEEEEYADTRRRGETAMERKVLEDAVYYIRGLAERHGRNADWAEEAVREAVNLTSREALEKNVIDVVAVDIEDLLAQIDGREVVMDYGERTLDTAELTIERFDPDWRTQLLQVITNPNVAYFLMIIGFYGLIFELSNPGSLVPGTIGIISLLLALFAFQLLPINYAGLALILVGLALIVGEALMPSFGILGMGGIVAFVIGSVMLMDADNLRISLPLIGGIALVAAVFMLWTLTRFMGLRRRPARTGHEQLLGSQGRALERFEGRGHVRVMGERWNARSASPLHKDQVVRVVAVEGLTLVVEPVDT; this is translated from the coding sequence ATGCGGACACGTCGGGTTGCCTTCGTTCATCGCTTTCTCCTGCTGACCAGCCTGCTGTGCCTGGTTCTCGGCGGTGGGCTGCTGGCTTGGCAGACGCAGGCACAGGAGAGCGAGCGGGTTGCCCTGGTCATGACCATCGACGGTGCCATCGGCCCGGCTACCGGCGACTATTTCCAGCGAGGCCTGTCGCTTGCTGCCGAGCGTGATGCTGAGCTGGTGATCGTGCAGATGGACACGCCGGGTGGGCTGGATGCCTCCATGCGCAGCATGATCCGCAACATGCTTTCTTCGCCGGTACCGGTGGCTATCTATGTCTCGCCCAGTGGCTCCCGGGCCGCCAGCGCCGGCACCTACCTGCTGTATGCCAGCCACGTTGCCGCCATGGCTCCCGCCACCCACCTCGGCTCGGCGACGCCGGTGCAGATGGGTGGCGGCTTCCCCGGCCTGGATGAGCCGGACGACGAAAATGACCGCAGCGGGGCTGGGGAGGAAGACAACGAGGCCGGCGGCGAGGCCAATGGCAACGGTAACGGCAGCGCCGACGAGGAAGCGGGTGCCAACGGTGAGTCGAATGGAGACGAGGCCGCTCCCGAAGAGGAGGAATACGCCGATACGCGCCGCCGTGGCGAAACCGCCATGGAGCGCAAGGTACTCGAGGATGCCGTCTACTATATTCGCGGGCTGGCCGAACGCCACGGTCGCAACGCCGACTGGGCCGAGGAGGCGGTGCGCGAAGCGGTCAACCTGACCTCCCGCGAGGCATTGGAGAAGAACGTGATCGACGTGGTGGCCGTCGATATCGAGGATCTGCTGGCCCAGATCGATGGTCGCGAGGTGGTGATGGACTACGGCGAGCGGACACTGGATACGGCCGAGCTGACCATCGAACGCTTCGACCCCGACTGGCGCACCCAGCTGCTGCAGGTGATCACCAACCCCAACGTGGCCTACTTCCTGATGATCATCGGCTTCTACGGGCTGATCTTCGAGCTGTCCAATCCCGGCAGCCTGGTGCCTGGCACCATCGGCATCATTTCGCTACTGCTGGCTCTCTTCGCTTTTCAGCTGCTGCCGATCAACTATGCGGGGCTGGCATTGATACTGGTAGGGCTGGCGCTGATCGTGGGCGAGGCTTTGATGCCCAGCTTCGGCATTCTGGGAATGGGCGGCATCGTCGCCTTTGTGATCGGATCGGTGATGCTGATGGATGCAGACAACCTGAGAATCTCGCTGCCGTTGATCGGCGGCATCGCGCTGGTGGCAGCCGTCTTCATGCTTTGGACACTGACGCGCTTCATGGGGCTGCGCCGACGACCGGCCAGGACCGGTCATGAACAACTGCTCGGCAGCCAGGGGCGAGCACTCGAGCGCTTCGAAGGCCGTGGCCATGTTCGTGTGATGGGGGAGCGCTGGAACGCCCGGAGTGCCAGCCCGCTGCACAAGGACCAGGTCGTCAGGGTCGTTGCGGTCGAGGGGTTGACTCTGGTCGTGGAGCCTGTCGATACCTGA
- a CDS encoding cytochrome c peroxidase, with translation MSQHDDKRRRLLGRLSQQLAYTAPVLALMAGGAALHATTINASTDSGYGPVSEETMLLASNHAQGEAEAEGEAEAEAEGEGEAEAEGEAEAEGEAEAEAEGEAEAEAEAEAEAEAEAGDRSAVERPEAYTPGYSEEGENDPALLALGEELFNDPSLSTTGLSCASCHAGDTGYLETFEQPYPHRVAMGENLFGMEMVHADEMVQMCMVSPMAAEALGWDSEELAALSAYVVEVQRRYAGEPHNL, from the coding sequence ATGTCACAGCATGACGACAAGCGCCGCAGGCTGCTAGGGCGTCTCAGTCAACAGCTCGCCTATACGGCCCCGGTACTGGCGCTGATGGCTGGCGGTGCCGCGCTGCACGCCACGACGATCAATGCATCGACCGACTCAGGCTACGGGCCTGTTTCCGAAGAGACGATGCTGCTGGCCAGCAACCATGCCCAAGGCGAAGCAGAAGCGGAAGGTGAGGCAGAGGCAGAAGCCGAGGGTGAAGGAGAAGCAGAAGCCGAGGGTGAAGCAGAAGCGGAAGGTGAGGCAGAGGCAGAAGCCGAGGGTGAAGCAGAAGCGGAAGCAGAAGCGGAAGCAGAAGCAGAGGCAGAGGCTGGCGATCGCTCGGCGGTAGAGCGCCCCGAGGCTTATACCCCGGGATATAGCGAGGAGGGTGAAAACGACCCGGCGCTGCTGGCACTGGGCGAAGAGCTGTTCAACGATCCCAGCTTGAGTACGACAGGCCTATCGTGCGCCTCCTGTCATGCGGGAGATACAGGCTACCTGGAGACCTTCGAGCAACCCTATCCGCATCGGGTGGCAATGGGAGAGAATCTCTTTGGCATGGAAATGGTGCATGCCGACGAAATGGTCCAGATGTGCATGGTCAGCCCCATGGCCGCCGAGGCACTGGGGTGGGACAGCGAGGAGCTGGCGGCACTCTCGGCCTACGTTGTCGAAGTGCAGCGGCGCTATGCCGGCGAACCCCATAATCTCTGA
- a CDS encoding ABC transporter substrate-binding protein → MLNRMLAVTTPLALLIAAPLHADPDPGDWESVLDEAHGQTVYWNAWAGDTRTNRYLEWVDGRMQEIHGVEVVHVKLDDTSTAVSRVLAEKQGGNLEDGSIDLVWINGENFAAMRANDLLFGPFADSLPHFPLTFPEHNPEVVTDFTLPTEGFEAPWGKAQITFYYDSADIEGAPPGSIEAVLDWAEANPGRFTYPRIPDFIGSTFLKQALIKLSEDTDALYAPVSESDFEAVTAPLWDYLDTLHPHLWRSGRQFPASGPDMQRLVGDGELSLAFTFNPTAPAAAVADFELPTSIRSYVLDEGTLGNVHFVAIPFNSPNKAGAMVLANFLLSPEAQAHKHDLTVWGDPTVLDLTRVDDEILALFPQVEENPALLPPEALETMLPEPHPSWMTALQEAWQARYVGN, encoded by the coding sequence ATGCTGAACCGTATGCTCGCTGTCACTACGCCACTTGCCCTGCTTATCGCCGCCCCACTGCATGCCGACCCCGATCCCGGCGACTGGGAATCCGTACTCGATGAGGCACATGGGCAAACCGTCTACTGGAATGCCTGGGCCGGTGACACGCGCACCAATCGCTACCTGGAGTGGGTCGACGGGAGGATGCAGGAGATCCATGGAGTGGAGGTGGTGCATGTGAAGCTCGACGACACCAGCACGGCGGTGTCGCGGGTACTGGCCGAGAAACAGGGTGGCAATCTCGAAGATGGCAGCATCGACCTGGTCTGGATCAACGGCGAAAACTTCGCCGCCATGCGGGCCAACGACCTTCTGTTCGGTCCATTTGCAGATTCCCTGCCCCACTTCCCCCTAACCTTTCCCGAACACAACCCTGAAGTGGTAACGGATTTCACGCTGCCCACCGAGGGCTTCGAAGCACCCTGGGGCAAGGCTCAGATCACCTTTTACTATGACAGTGCCGATATCGAGGGAGCCCCTCCCGGAAGCATCGAGGCGGTGCTGGACTGGGCAGAAGCCAATCCAGGGCGTTTCACCTACCCCAGGATTCCCGATTTCATCGGTAGCACCTTTCTCAAGCAGGCCTTGATCAAGCTGAGTGAGGATACCGACGCGCTCTACGCGCCCGTGTCGGAAAGTGACTTTGAGGCGGTCACCGCACCGCTGTGGGACTACCTGGATACGCTGCACCCCCATCTTTGGCGAAGCGGAAGGCAGTTTCCTGCCAGCGGCCCCGACATGCAGAGGCTGGTGGGCGACGGAGAACTCTCGCTGGCCTTCACCTTCAACCCGACGGCACCCGCCGCAGCAGTAGCTGACTTCGAACTTCCGACGTCGATTCGCAGCTATGTGCTCGATGAAGGCACCCTTGGCAACGTACATTTCGTTGCCATCCCGTTCAACTCCCCCAACAAGGCAGGCGCCATGGTCCTGGCCAATTTTCTGCTCTCACCCGAGGCACAGGCTCACAAGCATGATCTAACCGTGTGGGGTGATCCAACCGTCCTCGACCTGACCCGCGTCGACGATGAGATTCTCGCCCTGTTCCCCCAGGTGGAGGAAAACCCGGCCTTGCTGCCCCCCGAAGCGCTGGAAACCATGCTGCCTGAACCCCACCCCAGTTGGATGACTGCCCTTCAGGAGGCATGGCAAGCACGCTATGTGGGCAACTGA
- a CDS encoding group II intron maturase-specific domain-containing protein, with the protein MEELIPVLRGWANYFSLVDVKRPLEVLDQWIRRRLRCVIWRQWKRPWTRRRKLLALGLDEQRAWKSAGNGRXVQPTGERHPQTKQQQRQHWRG; encoded by the coding sequence ATCGAAGAACTGATCCCGGTCCTGCGGGGCTGGGCCAACTACTTCAGCCTCGTCGACGTGAAACGCCCCCTGGAAGTGCTGGATCAATGGATACGTCGCCGACTGCGCTGCGTAATCTGGCGGCAGTGGAAGCGCCCATGGACCCGACGCCGCAAGCTTCTGGCGCTGGGTCTGGACGAGCAGCGTGCCTGGAAGTCAGCGGGGAATGGGCGAGNGGTGCAGCCCACCGGAGAGCGCCACCCACAGACTAAGCAGCAGCAGCGCCAGCATTGGCGTGGGTAG
- the ltrA gene encoding group II intron reverse transcriptase/maturase yields MKTETGADTATHPEGQGRNPESQPVGVETVPASSSWTKAEPAPLMEVVVEKVNMARAYRRVVTNKGAPGADGMTVDQLANHLKQHWSTLRERLLAGEYHPSPVRAVEIPKPKGGTRQLGIPTVTDRLIQQALLQVLTPLFDPGFSASSYGYRPGRSAQQAVSAMKTHVAAGHRWAVDLDLEAFFDRVNHDLLMARVARRVHDKRVLRLIRRYLEAGMFQDGLTAPRRQGTPQGGPLSPLLANILLDDVDKELERRGHRFCRYADDMQVYVRSRRAGERVMASLSDFLESSLRLTVNRDKSAVGRPWNRGYLGYTLTRHKLPKLTLAKASVQRLMQRVREILKRGRGRNI; encoded by the coding sequence ATGAAGACAGAAACTGGCGCTGATACCGCCACCCACCCAGAGGGGCAGGGGCGGAACCCCGAGTCCCAGCCGGTGGGCGTCGAGACGGTCCCGGCGTCGTCATCGTGGACGAAAGCGGAGCCCGCCCCGCTCATGGAGGTCGTGGTAGAGAAGGTCAACATGGCGCGGGCTTACCGTAGGGTGGTTACCAACAAAGGGGCGCCGGGTGCCGACGGCATGACGGTGGACCAGTTGGCCAACCACCTGAAGCAACACTGGTCGACGCTGCGCGAGCGGCTGCTGGCCGGTGAGTACCACCCCAGCCCAGTTCGAGCCGTCGAGATCCCCAAGCCCAAGGGCGGGACGCGACAGCTCGGCATCCCCACGGTCACCGACCGGCTGATCCAGCAGGCGCTGCTCCAAGTGCTGACGCCGCTCTTCGATCCGGGCTTCTCCGCATCGAGTTACGGCTACCGCCCCGGGCGCAGTGCCCAGCAGGCCGTTTCGGCGATGAAGACCCATGTCGCCGCCGGCCACCGCTGGGCGGTCGACCTCGATCTAGAAGCCTTCTTCGACCGAGTGAACCACGACCTGCTGATGGCACGGGTCGCGCGCCGCGTTCACGACAAGCGGGTGCTGCGCCTGATCCGCCGTTACCTGGAAGCCGGCATGTTCCAGGATGGCTTGACCGCGCCACGCCGGCAGGGCACGCCCCAGGGCGGACCGCTGAGTCCGCTGCTGGCGAATATCCTGCTGGATGACGTGGACAAGGAACTGGAGCGCCGCGGCCACCGCTTCTGCCGCTACGCCGACGACATGCAGGTGTATGTCAGGAGTCGGCGAGCGGGCGAGCGGGTCATGGCCAGTCTGAGTGATTTTCTCGAGAGCTCACTCAGGCTGACGGTCAATCGCGACAAAAGCGCGGTGGGCCGGCCATGGAATCGGGGGTATCTGGGCTACACGCTGACTCGGCACAAGCTGCCGAAGCTGACGCTGGCCAAGGCCAGTGTGCAGCGCCTGATGCAGCGTGTCCGCGAGATCCTCAAGCGCGGCAGGGGGCGCAACATTTGA
- a CDS encoding ABC transporter ATP-binding protein, whose translation MPNNKTSEPSDSAPPLVRFDAVQKTFDGENLVVKDLNLTIHQGEFVTLLGPSGSGKTTCLMMLAGFEVPTNGDIYLGTQRLNSVPPHKRNFGMVFQNYALFPHMTVEENIRYPLKTRKVPAAEADRKVAEILDMIKLGEFARRRPTQLSGGQQQRVALARALVFEPQLILMDEPLGALDKQLREHMQLEIKQLHEQLGLTVVFVTHDQSEALTMSDRVAVFDDGIIQQIDTPSNLYEYPANAFVAQFIGENNTLPGRIESVEGRQCRVSFGDGLNTGALIGPSLGVGDTTRLSIRPERIKLNGASRELPNRMQARVREFIYLGDHMRVRCELAGNDDFVARVPVDEFTSSMRSGDVVELGWRDEDVRALDAP comes from the coding sequence ATGCCAAACAACAAGACCAGCGAACCTTCCGACTCGGCGCCACCCTTGGTTCGCTTCGATGCGGTACAGAAGACCTTCGATGGCGAGAACTTGGTGGTGAAGGACCTCAACCTCACCATCCATCAAGGCGAATTCGTGACCCTCTTGGGTCCTTCCGGTTCCGGCAAGACAACCTGCCTGATGATGCTGGCCGGCTTCGAGGTGCCTACCAACGGCGACATCTACCTGGGCACCCAGCGCTTGAACAGCGTGCCTCCTCACAAGCGCAATTTCGGTATGGTCTTCCAGAATTATGCTCTCTTCCCCCATATGACGGTGGAGGAGAACATTCGTTATCCGCTCAAGACGCGCAAGGTGCCGGCGGCTGAAGCTGACCGCAAGGTGGCCGAGATACTGGATATGATCAAGCTGGGTGAGTTCGCTCGGCGTCGCCCTACGCAGCTATCGGGCGGACAGCAGCAGCGTGTCGCCCTGGCCCGCGCCCTGGTCTTCGAGCCGCAGTTGATCCTGATGGATGAGCCCCTCGGTGCGCTCGACAAACAGCTGCGCGAGCACATGCAGCTTGAGATCAAGCAGCTTCATGAGCAGTTGGGATTGACTGTCGTCTTTGTCACCCATGACCAGAGCGAAGCACTGACCATGTCGGATCGCGTGGCGGTCTTTGACGACGGAATCATCCAGCAGATCGACACCCCCAGCAATCTCTACGAGTACCCGGCCAATGCCTTTGTTGCCCAGTTCATTGGCGAAAACAATACCCTGCCCGGCCGCATCGAGTCCGTGGAAGGGCGCCAATGCCGGGTCAGCTTTGGCGATGGCTTGAACACCGGAGCACTGATCGGCCCGAGCCTGGGGGTGGGCGACACCACACGGCTCTCGATTCGCCCAGAGCGTATCAAGCTCAATGGCGCATCACGAGAGTTGCCCAATCGCATGCAGGCGCGTGTGCGGGAGTTCATCTACCTCGGGGATCACATGCGGGTGCGCTGTGAACTCGCCGGCAACGACGACTTCGTCGCCCGCGTCCCCGTGGATGAGTTCACCAGCAGCATGCGGTCGGGCGATGTGGTGGAGCTCGGCTGGCGAGACGAGGACGTTCGCGCACTGGATGCTCCCTGA
- a CDS encoding class I SAM-dependent methyltransferase, whose translation MTAQDRPSVMAGTERRAQLSLFARNFFKHPRMLGSIIPSSPYLVRRLLEPVDWERARVIVEYGPGVGTITREILKHLHPEATLVVIETNEEFVDFLQRSLLDPRLQVISGSAETIQAELDRLGLPAADYVVAGIPFSTMPAEIRERILKGSREALLPEGSMLIYQFSPKVLTDLRQVFSAVECGFEPINIPPAKVYFCRP comes from the coding sequence ATGACGGCTCAAGACCGACCCTCGGTCATGGCAGGAACCGAGCGACGCGCCCAACTGTCACTCTTCGCCCGTAATTTCTTCAAGCATCCTCGGATGCTGGGTTCCATTATCCCAAGTTCACCCTATCTGGTACGTCGGCTGCTCGAGCCGGTCGACTGGGAACGCGCGCGCGTCATCGTCGAGTATGGCCCCGGTGTCGGCACAATCACACGAGAGATTCTGAAACACCTGCATCCGGAAGCGACGCTGGTGGTCATAGAGACCAACGAGGAGTTCGTCGACTTCCTGCAACGCTCTTTACTCGATCCACGCCTTCAGGTCATCAGTGGCTCCGCCGAGACCATCCAGGCCGAACTCGATCGCCTCGGTCTGCCCGCCGCCGACTATGTCGTCGCGGGCATTCCCTTCAGCACCATGCCCGCGGAGATTCGCGAACGCATCCTCAAAGGCAGCCGGGAAGCGCTGCTGCCGGAGGGTTCCATGCTGATCTATCAGTTTTCACCCAAGGTCCTGACCGACCTGCGTCAGGTCTTCTCCGCCGTGGAATGCGGCTTCGAGCCCATCAACATCCCCCCGGCAAAAGTCTATTTCTGCAGACCCTGA
- a CDS encoding aminotransferase class V-fold PLP-dependent enzyme yields the protein MPGLLPDVDPDGLLEYSVVYTDRSLNHMSQRFQGVMQDISTTLKQVYQAHSAVIVPGSGTFGMEAAARQFATGKHCLVIRNGQFSFRWSQILEMGAIPDSITVLKARREDPADPLSAFAPAPIEEVERTIHDERPAVVFAPHVETSAGILLPDDYLKRIAAAVHAVGGLFVLDCIASGTLWVDMRKIGVDVLLSAPQKGWSGLPCCGMVMLSELARERIEETTSTSFACDLRKWLTIMETYENGGHAYHATMPTDGLARLRDIMAETAAYGFDKVREEQWALGEGVRSLMAKYGYLSVAAPGFEAPGVVVYYTRDPGVVGKFATAGVQVAGGVPLMCDEGEGYQAFRIGLFGLDKLHHLERSLDNLEAALQQIR from the coding sequence ATGCCCGGCCTGCTGCCCGATGTCGACCCCGATGGCCTGCTGGAATACTCGGTGGTCTATACCGATCGTTCATTGAATCACATGTCCCAGCGCTTCCAGGGCGTGATGCAGGACATTTCTACCACTCTCAAGCAGGTCTACCAGGCACATAGTGCCGTGATCGTGCCTGGCAGCGGCACTTTCGGCATGGAGGCTGCGGCACGCCAGTTCGCCACCGGCAAACACTGCCTGGTGATCCGCAACGGCCAGTTCAGCTTTCGCTGGTCCCAGATACTCGAGATGGGGGCCATTCCGGACTCCATCACCGTGCTCAAGGCGCGCCGCGAGGACCCGGCCGACCCGCTGTCAGCCTTCGCCCCGGCGCCCATCGAAGAGGTGGAACGCACCATTCACGACGAGCGGCCTGCGGTTGTCTTCGCGCCCCATGTCGAGACCTCCGCCGGTATCCTGCTACCCGATGATTACCTCAAGCGCATCGCAGCCGCCGTTCATGCGGTGGGCGGGCTCTTCGTCCTTGACTGCATCGCCTCCGGTACGCTCTGGGTGGACATGCGCAAGATCGGCGTCGACGTGCTGCTAAGCGCGCCGCAGAAGGGATGGAGCGGCCTGCCCTGCTGCGGCATGGTCATGCTCTCCGAGCTGGCCCGAGAGCGGATCGAGGAGACCACCAGCACCAGCTTTGCCTGTGACCTGCGCAAGTGGCTTACCATCATGGAGACCTACGAAAACGGCGGCCACGCCTACCACGCCACCATGCCCACCGACGGCCTGGCACGGCTGCGCGACATCATGGCGGAGACGGCTGCCTACGGCTTCGACAAGGTCCGCGAGGAACAGTGGGCGCTGGGCGAGGGTGTGCGCTCGTTGATGGCCAAGTACGGCTACCTCAGCGTGGCGGCTCCCGGATTCGAAGCGCCCGGTGTCGTGGTCTACTACACCCGTGATCCGGGTGTCGTCGGCAAGTTTGCCACCGCCGGCGTCCAGGTAGCGGGCGGGGTGCCGCTGATGTGCGACGAGGGCGAGGGCTATCAAGCCTTTCGCATCGGCCTGTTCGGTCTGGACAAGCTGCACCATCTCGAGCGCAGCCTGGATAATCTGGAGGCTGCCCTCCAGCAGATCCGCTGA
- a CDS encoding CBS domain-containing protein produces the protein MQAADVMTPNVITVSPDADVQEIARLLLDNNISALPVVDTEHKVLGIVSEGDLMRRVETGTQRRKSWWLQLLEGNNPSEYIKTHARKAHEIMTRDPVTVSEDESLRRIAKLLERHHIKRVPVVRDGRLVGIVSRANLLRGFAAKKTDVEAVSVDDRDIRDAILKEIDDNTGVWVDRINVIVADGAVQAWGLVENQEEWQAVQVAIENTPGVKSVENNVGMLPRGMGGA, from the coding sequence ATGCAAGCTGCAGATGTCATGACGCCCAATGTCATTACTGTTTCGCCCGACGCGGATGTCCAGGAGATCGCTCGCCTGCTGCTCGACAACAACATCAGTGCGCTGCCGGTGGTGGATACGGAGCATAAGGTGTTGGGCATCGTCAGTGAGGGCGACCTGATGCGACGGGTCGAGACTGGCACACAGCGTCGCAAGTCCTGGTGGCTGCAGCTGCTTGAGGGCAATAATCCCAGCGAGTACATCAAGACCCATGCACGCAAGGCGCACGAAATCATGACTCGCGACCCGGTGACCGTCAGCGAGGATGAGTCGCTGCGACGTATCGCCAAGCTGCTTGAGCGCCACCATATCAAGCGGGTGCCGGTGGTGCGCGATGGCCGTCTGGTGGGGATTGTCAGCCGGGCCAATCTGCTGCGCGGCTTTGCCGCCAAGAAGACGGACGTCGAGGCGGTCAGCGTTGATGATCGAGACATTCGCGATGCCATTCTCAAGGAGATCGACGATAACACCGGGGTCTGGGTCGACCGTATCAACGTCATCGTCGCCGATGGTGCTGTTCAGGCCTGGGGCCTGGTGGAGAATCAGGAAGAGTGGCAAGCCGTTCAGGTAGCCATTGAAAACACCCCCGGGGTGAAGTCGGTAGAAAACAACGTAGGGATGTTGCCGCGGGGTATGGGGGGAGCCTGA